The genomic DNA TCATGTTGAAGAAGTTGCCATTCTCAGCACTTGCAATCGGTTAGAGATTTATATAGTCACCAGCGACACAGAACCGGGAATTAGAGAAGTTACTCAATTTCTATCTGAGTCGAGCAAATTGCCTCTGGTTTCTTTACGACCTCACTTGTTCATGTTGCTGCACGAAGATGCAGTTATGCACTTGATGCGAGTTGCCGCAGGACTCGATAGTTTAGTGCTGGGAGAAGGGCAAATTTTAGCTCAGGTGAAACAAACTCATAAACTCGCACAGCAGTATAAAGGAATTGGTCGCATTCTAGAACGTTTGTTCAAGCAGGCGCTCACAGCAGGAAAGCGAGTTCGCACAGAAACTAGCATTGGTACTGGTGCTGTTTCTATTAGTTCTGCGGCGGCGGAACTAGCTCAAATGAAGGGCCAAAATTTAGCATCAAGTAAGATAGCGATTCTCGGTGCTGGCAAAATGTCCCGGCTTTTGGTGCAGCATTTGCTCTCAAAAGGTGCTAGCGAAATTTCGATTATCAACCGTTCTGTGCGGCGCTCGGAAGAGTTGGCGAGTCAATTTAAAGAAGCACCATTGCACCTTTATCCGCTGTCGGAAATGATGCAAGTTATTGCTGCGTCGGATTTGGTTTTTACCAGTACGGCCTCAACAGACCCGCTGTTAAATAAAGCTAAATTGGAAGCAGTTTTAGGTCTGAGTCAGTCTTTAATGTTGGTGGATATTTCTGTTCCGCGTAATGTTGATGCTGATGTTAATGACTTGCCGAACGTGAGAGCTTTTAATGTAGATGACCTGAAAGCTGTTGTAGCTCAAAATCATGAAACTCGCCGCAAGATGGCTCAGGAAGCTGAGGGTTTATTAGAAGAGGAAATAGCAGCGTTTGATGTCTGGTGGCGGAGTTTGGAGACGGTTCCAACTATTAGCTGCTTGCGGGATAAGATTGAATCGATTCGCGAACAAGAGTTAGAAAAGGCTTTATCTCGTTTGGGTTCTGAGTTTGCAGAAAAACATCAAGAAGTGATTGAGGCTTTGACTAGGGGGATTGTAAATAAGATTTTACACGATCCGATGGTGCAGTTGCGAGCACAGCAAGATATTGAGGTGCGCCGCCAAGCGATGCAGACTTTGCAAACGCTTTTCAATCTTGATGTGGGTAAGCAGTTCAGTTGAATTTAGGGTGGGCGCTTTTGCGCCCACTTTACTGTTGTATGTTTTAATCCCTGATAGGGATTTAGGTTAATTGTAACGATAACTACTGAAAGGTTCTATTCCAAATAGAGCTATGTTTCAATCCCTGATAGGGATTTAGGTTAATTGTAACCCTCGGACTGGACTAATTTTTATCGGGATACGGGTTTCAATCCCTGATAGGGATTTAGGTTAATTGTAACGCTAGATATTTTCCTCAAAATGAGGGCAAATCCAACAGCAGGGTTTCAATCCCTGATAGGGATTTAGGTTAATTGTAACCGCTTGGTGTTGAAACCCTTACTATATTTAGTTTTCAAGGTACAGTTGCGCGTGACATTTCTAAAAGTACCATTCCAGACCTCAGCTTGTCAATAGGCAAATTACAAATTTTCCCTCAAACCCTTTAACATCAAGCATTTCCAAACTTGCGGGAATCAAAATTCACGCCAACAACCCTCAAATCCTTACCCATCAAGGCATCCAGCCGAAAAAAATCCAACCCTGATTTTTACACCCACCCTCTCCCGCAAAAAAGTCCGATCGCATTGCTAATTACCAATCGCCAACCAATCAGCAATTGTAGCAACCGCCACAACGGTTAGGACACTCGCTCATGGCCCAAACTATTGACTCTCTTCCCCTCTTCCTCTCT from Kamptonema formosum PCC 6407 includes the following:
- a CDS encoding glutamyl-tRNA reductase, giving the protein MNIAVIGLSHKTAPVEVREKLSIPETKIESAIAQLCGYPHVEEVAILSTCNRLEIYIVTSDTEPGIREVTQFLSESSKLPLVSLRPHLFMLLHEDAVMHLMRVAAGLDSLVLGEGQILAQVKQTHKLAQQYKGIGRILERLFKQALTAGKRVRTETSIGTGAVSISSAAAELAQMKGQNLASSKIAILGAGKMSRLLVQHLLSKGASEISIINRSVRRSEELASQFKEAPLHLYPLSEMMQVIAASDLVFTSTASTDPLLNKAKLEAVLGLSQSLMLVDISVPRNVDADVNDLPNVRAFNVDDLKAVVAQNHETRRKMAQEAEGLLEEEIAAFDVWWRSLETVPTISCLRDKIESIREQELEKALSRLGSEFAEKHQEVIEALTRGIVNKILHDPMVQLRAQQDIEVRRQAMQTLQTLFNLDVGKQFS